Sequence from the Crassostrea angulata isolate pt1a10 chromosome 9, ASM2561291v2, whole genome shotgun sequence genome:
atcaatcaatcaatcaatcaatctatACCACCATTTGATCAAATATACAGTGCAATCTACATATATATGTCAGgaaagtaagtaagtaagtaatgtATATTACTAAAAATTCAGTACATTCTATAAATGTGTCCAATTCAGAAGTccaaattaatcatttttgaaatattcaaattttccaATCAAATTTACTgacagtgtacatgtaaatatatcatcTCTAGTGGGCACAATATTTTGCTGAAAGAGATTTTTCTACAAGTTAGTAGATTTGAATTTATGTTTTGTTGCATGCACCTATTTATTTAGTCGAAGATTTAAAAGTTGTATATAATTAAGCATAGTAGGccattttttgccaaaaatgctaaatagaatacacagtcAAATGAAGACTTGTAAGTTTGCAGTATTATAAAGGAGCTTGAGGGATTATACCTTAGGGATCCCAGACTCTTCCTGTAGAATGATCTGGGTGTTCCTGGCAATCCGGGCACTGAATGGAGTCGGGAGACCAAGGGCCTCATCGAAGGAGTTGGTGTGTAGGGACTGTGTCCCCCCAAACACCGCCCCCATGGCCTCTATCACGGTCCGGATGATGTTGTTGTAAGCATCCTGTAAAGAACAGCAAGCTGTTAGTTTAACCTCCCACcacaaatatattatacatgttttgattatataaatttcataaatggatttacaaattaaaattttttttaaattccagagacattaaaatgattaacaaCAGCAACATGAAATATTCACAAAGACGAGGTTCCCACAATTGTGAAATTTTCTCACACTCGAAAAATACATTAAACTTTGTCaaaatacataatgatattatGTTAGTTGTTAACCTGTTCTGTTAGAGACCAGCCTGATGTCTGACTGTGGGCTCGGAGCAGCAGAGATTTCGGATTCTTGGGACTGAACTTCTCCTTAACCAGTGTAGCCCATAATCTGCGAGCTGCTCTCATTTTGGCTATTTCCTAAAAAATGCAGTTTCgctttatgaaaaattaataaacaaaacatagaGGAagcaagaaaaaattacatattaatcAACAAATGAAATTTTGGTATTAAAGCCATTTACAGAGCAGAAACTCGGAGAGCAGCTGTATTTTTTCCCACAATATTGGTAATCGTTTTAGATTTCAAGCCTGAAAAGAAAATCATACCATGTAGAAGTTCATTCCGATTCCCCAGAAAAATGAAAGACGAGGAGCAAACTTGTCCACATCTAGCCCTCTCTCTATTCCTGAAAGACGCACAAATAAAATGTGAGGTCAGCAAGTACCACAGTAAGTAAGATTTGAAAAACACTGTGTGGAAAAAATATTACAACAGTTGGGAAAAGCTTTCCTTTCCATCATTTTTCATTCATATACGGTAACCCTTTCATTTTTTTCGCACATTAAAAACATCTTACAAGGGAGATAATGCAAGATAACCTCAGCTCCAAATGAGCAAGTTGATAATTATATGCAAATCAATTGAAAAGGACAATAGATTGAGGTAAATTTTGAGAACCTGACATGCTAAATTATATAAActgaattaaaataataaatgactGCTCTAAATGCATGCACTCCACAGCACTTTATGCATACCTGTTCTGATATACTGAAGTCCATCAGCCAAGGTGAAGGCCATCTCTAGGACAGCGTCCGCCCCCGCCTCCTGCATGTGGTACCCAGAGATAGAGATGGAGTTGAATTTTGGCATGTACtgtaattcataaaataaactCTTTCACAAAACATACAGCAACAAGATACTTACCACAGCTTAGATGGATATAGAATTGAATTTTAGAATGTACTGTAAAGTTAATCAAGTTtaacataatttcaaaatacacGCAGCAACATGATGCATACCACAACTTAGGTTATATCAACTGGTTCACAAGTTTTGACAGTATACGTGTATTGTAATATTGtaaaagtaagtacatgtaatttggaattcctttttaaaatgttgcaatCAGAATAAATCACCTGTCAGTCATGttccaatattcaaatttttttggccCATTTAGAAAGTtgagatttatttttttggccTAACCTTAGACGTATATTCAAAGATGTCGCCAATGATCTTCATGGAGGGCTCGGGGGGAAAGATGTACGTGTTTCGGACCATGAACTCCTTCAGGATGTCATTTTGAATCGTACCGGCTAACTCCTCCTGCTTAGCTCCCTGcgagacaaaaaaaatttaccatGCAAATAAGTATATTTCAaatcatgcaataaatattgACCAAAATGAATCGTTGGAATTACCATATCAAATTCATGTATTTGTAAGTAGCAAGAGTAAGTTAATAAAACTTTCATCTATAATCACGATATCAAAACTAttgtatacaattttttttattaatttatatcaGCAATTGAAAACTGATTCACAACAATTTAATTCTCTGCATCTATTTCATCCAAAAAATAACTATGGTCCATGATGATCATTCCCTGATATTTATTCTCAATGTATGTATATCATATTCAGTAACTTATAGAATACAAGTATTATAGAGCTTTACTTGCCATATACCAATTTATTCTTGTATAGTTGTCAAATGAACAACTGTAAAACAAATCGACTGTCATAAAGAAATTGTATCATTTTcttcccatttttttttcacccaTTTACAATCGCAAATGGATCTTGAAATTTGCCCAGACAGTAATTtagaaattgttttgaattcgcccagtcttaaattttaCTCTGATGATGAGGGCAAAAGGGAAGAAAATAAAACGGAGGCGAATATTTCCCCGTTTACAGAAGGAAGTCAAAGATTGGCTGCTGACCTGTTCCTCGGCTGCTACGACGTACATGGCCATTACAGGCAGTACCGCCCCATTCATTGTCATGGAGGTCGAGATTTTCTTCAGGGGAATCCCGTCGAACAATAGCTTCATGTCCTCCACAGAATCAATAGCCACCCCTGCCATTCCGACGTCCCCCACTACACGCTCATTGTCTGAGTCATAGCTTTTGtaaaaatagatgaaaagtatCATTATCAACATCATCTGCAAATTTCATTGGATTAGTGTCTCCTTTTAATGGTAAGAGTTCATGATTGTTGCTTTGAAGAAAGGAATATAATCAGCAATTGAAATTAAGATTTTACTTGTAACGAAAAACTTTTTTCACCTACATGTAGTTCTAAGATAAATTCTGTGCTGACGGGATCAGGGTAGCTAGAAGACCTTCAAATGACCTTGAGTTGACCGTTACATAACTTTGACATTACCAGTGCAGACTCACCCTCTATGGGTCGGGAGGTCAAAGGCCACACTCAGCCCCTGCTGTCCAGCTGCTATGTTGTCTCGGTAGAACTTGTTGCTTTCCTCTACTGTGCTGAACCCGGCATACTGAAATCATAAGTACCATAATTCTGGTGGTAAGACATGATTTCAGTGGTGTGTTTAAtatctttttctctctcttaccccatgtctctctctctctctctctctctctcttcctctgTCTCTCCTCACtcattctttctctctttccttCTCTCTCTCCCTTACTCTCTGTCTCTCCTAACtcattctttctctctttccttctctctctctctcccttactctctctctctaaaatactctctctctctttctctttctctctctctctctctctctctctctctctctctctctctctctctctctctctctctctcacctgtCTAATTGTCCAGGGTCTGTTGGTATACATTGTGGTATATGGACCCCTGGTGTAAGGAAACTGCCCTGGTATCTCATTTTGAACCTCCTTAACATCTGTTTTAGTGTATACTGGTTTGATTTCAATACCCTACTCAAAGCAGAAACATTTcaacatacttttttttatacatatgaaaaaaaaattacaacaaaggTACTAAGCTCTAGGGTTGTctataaaaattgaagtagaaggaggaaatgaaaaagtacCAGGCTGGTAGAAGGGGGTCTAggggtcttgcttatagctacatcgtgtttgaaatgcaaaaatagccgggtaattaaggcattataggTGGGGGAATTTCCCGCTTCCCGGGTCTACGGACAACCCTGAAGCTCTATCTGATTTTCAAAATTACAATAGATTTTATCCATGATTAACTTTCAATTTCATCAaagttttttcttaaatatgtaAATCAGCCATAGATTTCTACCACGTCTAACTAGTAACTAGTTTTAGCAACAAATCTTTACAGACCTCAGGAGTTTTCCAGACCAGAGAGTCAACATCTTTTTTCCCCTTCAGTTCTTTAGAAGCGGCATCTTTCCATTGAGGGTCCAAAGGTTCCTTTGTGTGAGCAGAACGACTAGAAACAGGTGTAATAACCTGTTCAAATGGAAACCAGATAGCTTGTacggtgtgttcccgttttgcacacatttgataattgggtatagaacaataggtgtgatttgtgttgtgatagcaattatagtctgctttcggtcaaagattttacctgtgttttatcagtGCCTTATTGATAAAACAAGAAAGATACAGATTAGGTCTAATAACTATCACCatttatttttggataaaataaagacaatgataaatttaaaaagtctgataaaaaataatgattaggtTAGATGAattgacttttacatttttgtccatttaccttaaatataaaacCAAATGAATTAGGAAAAATTGCTGGTCCAAAGCCAATTGGAAGCTGATTCaatggataattatatgatgaaggggaaaactacatagacagtcatatggggtactccgtgtctctttttacaattgagttgcaaattatgtaaaacgcatgtttataattgattgtttggtatcaacagaaagaatattatgaaagaaaacagatcttttatagatatgtacaatgtaaatatcaaaatgacaaaaactgGTGTCAGAAATTTTTGCAAGTAAGATTTACACATGCGTGGCGGGGAGTCAGTGAGTTCTTTGTTTATACCTGTGTGAACTTCCTTCCCCTCACACGTTTTTTAACTCAGTGAGAGAATGCATGCCGTTGCAGACCGAGCCCCTTATAATATACAGTGGGATGATAGATTTCCCACATTTTAATGCGACACGAGTTCTGACCCTTCATGTCATATGGCAATCAAGACAGACATGAGTGTCAAAAGAGCATACTATTGAATATACCAAACATACAcctattaaattattttaatattttgacaaattgGTGTATAGTTATATAGAGTGTGATGTGCATACAGTCACCGAAATCATCTCTTTCAAATCCGATTACTACCAATGCAAGTTATCTAGACACATGGAAACATGTGTCACAAATAGTGAGTGTGTAAAATGTACGTCGTACTTCACACTCACAGAAATTACCACTGCTTAGAGATTGTCTTCTCATGCTTCTGGCAAGTTCTACGTAATTTGTCATTTTGCCGTTGATTGGCTTTGACCTTCATTTTTACCTTGTGGAAATTTTGGCGCATCAACTGCGCTGCCTTCTCTAATCGCAACATATCCTCAGTTCTTTTATGCAAGCGAACTTGCTCAGCTGGTAGTGGACGGTTGCTTTTTTTCTCCTCGAGTTCAAGGTTGCATAACGGATCATCGAGCCCGATGCTTATTGCAAAATTCGCGGGTCTTTTTAGTGGTGGATTCAGTTATTATCCGTTATGATGGGCTAAATTACTtgtaatttataatataaatctcTTGCGATTCTTTCAGGCACGTAGcgtcgtttttgaaagtgtgggggaggggaggggcagactcatccaaaaaaaaaatctcgacaagccaaaaaaaaaggtATAGGCCTACTCAGTAtcatcatgaaaatcctaatccgcgcgtgtgtgtgtgtgtgtgtgtgggggggggggggggggggtaggtatgcttttaacttcaaattcactgtttatttccttattttcaattcaattttccAATGCTCACagaaaagttggggggggggggggggcaactccatcttcattcaattttttgtatgtaaatttataaaaaaaatctttgctgcaccAAAAAGtgaaggggccagccccccccccccggcccccctaatgctacgtgcctgtcttTAATTACAACGCCTTTGTATTTAGAAATGATATactggtgtgtgtgtgtgtatatatatatatatatatatatatatatatatatatatatatatatatatatatatatatatatatatatatatatatatatatatatatctatatctatatatatatatgtgtgtagcAACATAGCTATACAGCCCCCTCTTTTTTTACACATGGTAAGCGCAAGCTAAACATAATACATACCAAGGTAAGACACAATTGCATACTCAATTatgatttacacaaaataaatattatagaaaGTGGTAATTGTCGGTGTGGATCACCCGAAGATGCTtaccatttttttcttcaaatccaaaaattatactatctctagaaataatttttttcttaatctgcTACAACTAGATAATTTTCATATAGTTATTACTCATCTTTTATCATGGGGCGATGAGTCATTATCCCttgatattaaaaatcaattattctCATTAGTTCAATTGTACATAAACGAAACTGATAGATTTGTTTAATATAGTTTatatgcatgcgcggatctagagggggggtcgggggggggggtcccgaccccccctggaaaatgaaaatttattaaatttacatagtaaaattatcgcgaaaatatgcctcggaccccccccccccccccccggcaaacacaattatccttcggaccccccccccccctgaaaaaattttctggatccgcgcatgtatgTGCATGTTTCTTATTCTCATATATATcacttattttcatttatcgTAATAACAATTCTATATCATGCAATAACAGTTGTAAGTTTTGTATAGTTTTTCTATTTAATGGTAAAGACCTAGTATAAGTTGTCAGAACTTGTGTccaaaccatttgtatatgtatcttatatatatatgtatacaaaaaaatatgttcaaatcaattatATCAGAAACATAAATAAAGATGTCTCAGCTCTGATTATATGTAGTCTTTCTGTTAAATCCTGAATTGacaatctataaaaatctttcttgaaaattttgctaattgttaaaaaatacatgtgtattgatTTCGTTATTTTCTAACACTACATTGACATACTGAATCGTCTGAACACTTTAAGCTTAATCTGTGTAATGTAACATAAATGTgcggattaaaaaaaaatccggtGGCGGGGTGGGGGttcgggtgggggggggggggggtagtgtcCTAGAGATAATtgtgtcggggggggggggggctatttcCATTTCCGGTAAATTTACTCTATTggttaaataataaatatgcgAGTAAAGGTAAGAAAACaaggagaaaaaagaaaatagtaaTGTGTATATCACACACAGTAACCTATTCcacaatcaaaataattaacagTTCCAAAGTTAATTAGTTTCACTTTCAAAAGCAACTTCCAAATAGAATATAAAAAGAAACCCATTGAaggtaaatgtacatgtattcattcaATTTATACGTACGAGTTTCGagtcaatttttattcatttacattaaattcatacaaataccGTGAGTACCGGTATATTCAAGTTGTATTGTACAAGTACTAATAATGATCTATTTagatcattttaaaatgataattccgTTGAGTTTACGTTACCACTATCCGCGCCTTCTATAGAACTGCCTTTGGACAGTAAAAAGGTTTACATGGTTAATACAAGAAATTCAATGTGAAAAGTAAGTTTGAATCTTGTAAATCATGCAACATTTTTGAAGAGGGTAAAAAATTGCCACCGAATGATTtcaggtttttatttttaatttctttaagcTTATAAAGTCaggcttatatatatatatatatatatatatccttttaTCAATCTACGGATATTCTCAttacatttaacattatataattcATCACACGATTTGAAATGAATAGAACTGCGACTGCCGGCGTACAATAAGACATGcaactatgtacatgtaggcataTCTTCACACTCAGGCAAGTGCGAATCACACATGATGGTGAGATGCGCGCACAATTACTTTTCGTGTGAATTATGTAATTATCAGCTTTACATGTtgtgtaatttatttattataacgAATCTATTACACTAACAGTCGCGGTGTTAAACAACCAGAGATATATATAGTCACATGTAGGGCGATTGCTTTTGTTAATAACGCGTTAATAAATCCCCCGCCGAGTTAACAACCCCTTTGTTTCTTCTGGTGAGAATTGTTTCCGCTCTCATCTACCCTTAAGTATACAGTATTCACACCTTTAATCTATTTACACTCAAGCTTTTAAACTACCAAATACtttcttatttttaatgttaattttaaattatttacgaATAACTTAAATACAAACGTAATAATCGGACGTGTGAAAACGATTAAGAAACTTCCAATGATCAACTGTAAATGCATATATCTTATTTTCGTTCTTCACCAGCAAATTAAATTAGTAGTTGATTCATAATTATTAACtatcattttgaaataagacACATCATCTTCGTTAAATGGATGCACTTTTAATACACAGAATTTTCGAAGACTTCGGGCATTTGTTTGAGAATTTGCATCTCCTGAAAACCCATCAATCTTATATATCCAAACACACTTGGTAAGGATATTGACCTTGTATTCAAATTAAAGTTTCAAGTATTCTATATCCTAAGAACatgacaatttaattttaagaattgTGCATTTAACCTGCAATTTTTATGCCTATCTTGGCTTCCTTCAGTATATCTTCGACTCTTTCATTATTATTAGATTCTGTatgaaacaaacattttttgttaattttaacaatttatttgtttacagatGACACAAATACAAACATATCTGTCGtataacaaaaaatgattttttaaataaaatatcaagtttTCAATATTCAAAGTCTCTTTTTCGAATGTTTGTGAATGTGTCCATCGTCTCTTGTAAAATAAGAGctctaaaagaaaataaacccaCTTATGATGTACACTGGCAAATTGTTTCCCTTTTTTGGAGAATAATTATATGCTTTCCCGGCTTGTCTATGGTTCATAACTATGTCAGTATGAGCAGTTCAAGCATGAGGTATAGTAATTATGCAGGTGTTTTAAAGACAAAATATTCTATAATCAAAAAGTCACGTATCCATTGatgaatttgaataaatatcatGGGAAGGCAGAAATTTTGTCcgttttaaaaagttataaatCGTCGTCATCATCTGGGAGTGCAACTTCCACTGCAGCCTGTAATTCTTGTTCATACTGCGCAGCAAGATTTGGGTCCATCTTTATGTCTGGTGGTGCAAGGGCAGGCATGGCAACGAATTCCAGATTAGCATCTCCAACCAGTTTTCTGGCCAACCAAAGGAAAGGTTTCTCGAAGTTGTAGTTGCTCTTTGCGCTTATGTCGTAGTACTGCAGGTTCTTTTTTCGATGAAAC
This genomic interval carries:
- the LOC128163494 gene encoding methylmalonyl-CoA mutase, mitochondrial-like; the protein is MLRLEKAAQLMRQNFHKVITPVSSRSAHTKEPLDPQWKDAASKELKGKKDVDSLVWKTPEGIEIKPVYTKTDVKEVQNEIPGQFPYTRGPYTTMYTNRPWTIRQYAGFSTVEESNKFYRDNIAAGQQGLSVAFDLPTHRGYDSDNERVVGDVGMAGVAIDSVEDMKLLFDGIPLKKISTSMTMNGAVLPVMAMYVVAAEEQGAKQEELAGTIQNDILKEFMVRNTYIFPPEPSMKIIGDIFEYTSKYMPKFNSISISGYHMQEAGADAVLEMAFTLADGLQYIRTGIERGLDVDKFAPRLSFFWGIGMNFYMEIAKMRAARRLWATLVKEKFSPKNPKSLLLRAHSQTSGWSLTEQDAYNNIIRTVIEAMGAVFGGTQSLHTNSFDEALGLPTPFSARIARNTQIILQEESGIPKVADPWGGSYMMESLTNDIYDEALKLINEVEEMGGMAKAVSSGMPKLRIEECAAKRQARIDSGAEVIVGVNKYKPTEEQQVDVLCIDNKHVREEQIARLKKTRQNRDKGKAQEALEAITKACSSNQGNLLQLSIDAARARCTVGEITDAMEKVFGRHVASNRLVSGAYKNEFGEVDEISRATQRVQQFADTEGRRPRILVAKVGQDGHDRGGKVIATGFADLGFDVDIGPLFATPREAAQQAVDADVHVLGVSTLAAGHKTLIPDMIQELKNMGRPDILVVAGGVIPPQDYDFLYKAGVSAVFGPGTRIPDAAIKVIDMLEKNSSDNTKAKSATG